A single region of the Brassica rapa cultivar Chiifu-401-42 chromosome A03, CAAS_Brap_v3.01, whole genome shotgun sequence genome encodes:
- the LOC103860255 gene encoding CLAVATA3/ESR (CLE)-related protein 41, whose translation MATSNDQTNTKSSYSHTLLLFLIFLSFILFIGLTIPMNHHQSTSTVVLFKRVLLKSSAPASSTMDLRPKNHPRPSRTSRKREFGNDAHEVPSGPNPISN comes from the coding sequence ATGGCAACATCAAATGACCAAACCAATACCAAATCATCATATTCTCACACTCTTCTTCTTTTCCTCATATTCTTATCTTTCATTCTCTTCATTGGCCTTACAATCCCAATGAATCATCATCAATCCACATCTACGGTTGTTCTCTTCAAGAGGGTTCTTCTTAAATCTTCGGCTCCAGCTTCATCCACGATGGATCTGCGTCCAAAGAATCACCCACGACCCAGCCGCACTTCTAGAAAGAGAGAGTTTGGAAATGATGCTCATGAAGTTCCTAGTGGTCCAAACCCTATTTCCAACTAG